The Miscanthus floridulus cultivar M001 chromosome 17, ASM1932011v1, whole genome shotgun sequence genome has a window encoding:
- the LOC136517657 gene encoding U3 small nucleolar RNA-associated protein 5-like isoform X1, with protein MDLQEKTTPTHQGKEKKKGSAKKKERGKKRTSSVLDSTNVSGTVISEEVSEYNLDEPTMEEKLATLNLINRENGMSDSEKQSLSMAPPSADSVHILLKQALRADDNVALLTCLYNRDEKVITKSISLLTPADVVKLLKFFVLQIQSRGTVLVCLLPWLQTLLNRHMSSIVSQEFSLSLLNSLYQLIDARTSTFKSALQLSTTLDYLFSEIADDEADEEVPPPIIYEDKDTDDEESEVDAMETDREETEELGDVTDASENSDGSEIMSD; from the exons ATGGATTTGCAAGAGAAGACAACCCCCACTcatcaaggaaaagaaaagaaaaaaggaagtgcaaagaaaaaagaaagaggaAAGAAGAGAACATCATCTGTTTTGGATTCTACTAATG TTTCAGGCACAGTCATCAGTGAGGAAGTGTCAGAGTATAATCTTGATGAACCTACTATGGAGGAAAAACTAGCAACCCTGAATCTGATCAATAGAGAGAATGGAATGAGTGATAGTGAAAAGCAATCGCTCTCTATGGCACCACCAAGTGCAGATTCAGTCCATATCTTGCTGAAGCAAGCTCTTCGTGCTGATGATAACGTAGCATTGTTAACTTGCTTGTATAATAGAGATGAGAAG GTTATCACAAAGTCTATATCACTCCTAACACCGGCAGATGTTGTGAAGcttctcaagttctttgtgttgCAAATACAATCTAG GGGCACAGTGTTGGTTTGTTTACTCCCATGGCTGCAAACTTTACTAAATCGACACATGAGCAGCATAGTGTCTCAGGAGTTTTCTCTGTCATTGCTCAACTCGCTCTACCAG CTTATAGATGCAAGAACATCAACATTCAAATCGGCATTGCAACTCTCCACCACTCTAGATTACCTTTTCAGCGAG ATTGCTGATGATGAAGCTGATGAGGAGGTGCCACCACCGATAATTTATGAAGACAAGGACACTGATGATGAAGAGTCTGAAGTTGATGCTATGGAAACCGACAGAGAAGAGACTGAAGAGCTAGGTGATGTTACTGATGCCTCTGAAAATTCAGATGGAAGTGAGATCATGAGCGACTGA
- the LOC136517657 gene encoding U3 small nucleolar RNA-associated protein 5-like isoform X2 — translation MDLQEKTTPTHQGKEKKKGSAKKKERGKKRTSSVLDSTNGTVISEEVSEYNLDEPTMEEKLATLNLINRENGMSDSEKQSLSMAPPSADSVHILLKQALRADDNVALLTCLYNRDEKVITKSISLLTPADVVKLLKFFVLQIQSRGTVLVCLLPWLQTLLNRHMSSIVSQEFSLSLLNSLYQLIDARTSTFKSALQLSTTLDYLFSEIADDEADEEVPPPIIYEDKDTDDEESEVDAMETDREETEELGDVTDASENSDGSEIMSD, via the exons ATGGATTTGCAAGAGAAGACAACCCCCACTcatcaaggaaaagaaaagaaaaaaggaagtgcaaagaaaaaagaaagaggaAAGAAGAGAACATCATCTGTTTTGGATTCTACTAATG GCACAGTCATCAGTGAGGAAGTGTCAGAGTATAATCTTGATGAACCTACTATGGAGGAAAAACTAGCAACCCTGAATCTGATCAATAGAGAGAATGGAATGAGTGATAGTGAAAAGCAATCGCTCTCTATGGCACCACCAAGTGCAGATTCAGTCCATATCTTGCTGAAGCAAGCTCTTCGTGCTGATGATAACGTAGCATTGTTAACTTGCTTGTATAATAGAGATGAGAAG GTTATCACAAAGTCTATATCACTCCTAACACCGGCAGATGTTGTGAAGcttctcaagttctttgtgttgCAAATACAATCTAG GGGCACAGTGTTGGTTTGTTTACTCCCATGGCTGCAAACTTTACTAAATCGACACATGAGCAGCATAGTGTCTCAGGAGTTTTCTCTGTCATTGCTCAACTCGCTCTACCAG CTTATAGATGCAAGAACATCAACATTCAAATCGGCATTGCAACTCTCCACCACTCTAGATTACCTTTTCAGCGAG ATTGCTGATGATGAAGCTGATGAGGAGGTGCCACCACCGATAATTTATGAAGACAAGGACACTGATGATGAAGAGTCTGAAGTTGATGCTATGGAAACCGACAGAGAAGAGACTGAAGAGCTAGGTGATGTTACTGATGCCTCTGAAAATTCAGATGGAAGTGAGATCATGAGCGACTGA